Proteins encoded by one window of Lutibacter sp. A64:
- a CDS encoding acyltransferase family protein, with amino-acid sequence MAVSQRLIALDVLRGLTIALMIMVNTPGSWSYVYPPLLHAKWHGCTPTDLVFPFFLFIVGVSMFYSFKKFEKGITKASFKKVIKRTLIIFLLGLFLNLFPKFNFENVRFLGVLQRIAIAYGLTALLCLQFNVKVLKYIFVSILLGYWALLYFGNPIDPYAPTENLVQLVDLAILGENHMYKGLGFTFDPEGLLSSLPSIATVLLGYFSGNIIEISSSTMETIKKFVIYGLILVVVGLAWGTIFPINKSLWTSTYVLYAGGLALLFLGLLLWIIDVKGFNKWSTPFIHFGTNPLFIFMFSGVYVKTIIYLVKITGPNGEGLTGYSYLYKHVFVPIAGAMNGSLLFAIAHIVFFWFLTYVLYRRKVFIKI; translated from the coding sequence ATGGCTGTATCCCAAAGATTAATTGCTTTAGATGTTTTAAGAGGTTTAACTATTGCTTTAATGATTATGGTAAATACTCCCGGTAGTTGGAGTTACGTTTATCCACCATTATTACATGCCAAATGGCATGGGTGTACGCCTACAGATTTAGTGTTTCCTTTTTTTCTTTTTATTGTAGGGGTTTCTATGTTTTATTCTTTTAAAAAGTTTGAAAAAGGCATTACTAAGGCTAGTTTTAAAAAAGTAATAAAGCGGACTTTAATTATTTTTTTATTAGGCCTATTTTTAAATTTATTTCCAAAGTTTAATTTTGAAAATGTACGTTTTTTAGGAGTCTTACAAAGGATTGCAATAGCATATGGATTAACGGCTTTGTTGTGTTTACAGTTTAATGTAAAAGTTTTAAAATATATTTTTGTGTCTATTTTATTGGGTTATTGGGCTCTTTTATACTTTGGAAATCCAATAGATCCTTACGCTCCAACAGAAAATTTAGTGCAATTAGTTGACTTAGCAATTTTGGGAGAAAATCATATGTATAAAGGATTAGGTTTTACTTTTGATCCCGAAGGTTTATTGTCTTCATTGCCATCAATAGCAACAGTTTTATTAGGTTATTTTTCCGGAAATATTATTGAAATTTCTAGTAGTACAATGGAAACTATTAAAAAGTTTGTAATATACGGACTTATTTTAGTAGTTGTAGGTTTAGCTTGGGGTACTATTTTTCCAATAAATAAATCGTTATGGACTAGTACTTATGTACTTTATGCTGGTGGTTTGGCTTTATTGTTTTTAGGTTTATTGTTATGGATAATTGATGTGAAAGGCTTTAATAAATGGTCTACACCATTTATTCATTTTGGAACAAATCCATTATTTATTTTTATGTTCTCAGGTGTTTATGTAAAAACAATAATTTATTTAGTAAAAATAACAGGGCCAAATGGAGAAGGACTTACAGGTTATAGTTATTTATATAAGCATGTGTTTGTGCCAATTGCTGGAGCTATGAATGGATCATTATTATTTGCTATAGCACATATAGTGTTCTTTTGGTTTTTAACTTATGTATTGTATAGAAGGAAGGTATTTATAAAAATTTAA
- the tsf gene encoding translation elongation factor Ts, translating into MAKITAQEVNKLRQSTGAGMMDCKNALVEAEGDFDKAVDILRKKGQKVAAKRADRDSSEGAAIAYVNDDNTQGAIISLNCETDFVAKNDAFVALATELAKVAVNCDSKEAFLAADFGGMTVAEKLIEQTGVIGEKLEIGGFEKVSGPYVGSYIHVGNKIASLTVLSANIEGSDVVAKDVSMQVAAMGATTLSYKDFDPAYVASETEARIAAIEKDNIELARLGKTLKNVPTFISRSQLTDEVIEQTKLKLKEELKAEGKPEAIWDRILPGKLERFISDNTTLDHEQCLLDQNFIKDEKITVAEYVKSIGDITVTDFKRVSLV; encoded by the coding sequence ATGGCGAAAATTACAGCCCAAGAAGTAAATAAATTAAGACAATCTACAGGCGCAGGTATGATGGATTGTAAAAATGCACTTGTTGAAGCAGAAGGAGATTTTGACAAAGCAGTTGATATTTTACGTAAAAAAGGTCAAAAAGTTGCAGCAAAAAGAGCAGACAGAGATTCTTCTGAAGGTGCTGCTATTGCATACGTAAATGATGACAATACACAAGGTGCTATTATTTCTCTTAATTGTGAAACTGATTTTGTTGCTAAAAACGATGCTTTTGTTGCTTTAGCTACAGAATTAGCTAAAGTTGCAGTAAATTGTGACTCTAAAGAAGCTTTTTTAGCTGCTGATTTTGGAGGAATGACTGTTGCTGAAAAATTAATTGAGCAAACTGGAGTAATTGGTGAAAAATTAGAAATTGGTGGATTTGAAAAAGTATCAGGTCCTTATGTTGGTTCTTATATTCACGTTGGTAATAAAATTGCTAGTTTAACGGTTTTATCTGCTAATATTGAAGGTTCAGATGTTGTTGCTAAAGATGTATCTATGCAAGTAGCTGCAATGGGAGCTACTACATTATCTTACAAAGATTTCGATCCTGCTTATGTTGCTTCTGAAACTGAAGCTAGAATTGCAGCAATTGAAAAAGATAATATTGAACTTGCTAGATTAGGTAAAACACTTAAAAATGTTCCTACTTTTATTTCTAGATCTCAATTAACTGATGAAGTTATTGAACAAACTAAATTAAAATTAAAAGAAGAATTAAAAGCTGAAGGTAAACCAGAAGCTATTTGGGATAGAATTCTTCCTGGAAAATTAGAACGTTTTATTTCTGATAATACTACATTAGATCACGAACAATGTCTTCTTGATCAAAATTTTATTAAAGATGAAAAAATTACTGTTGCTGAATATGTAAAATCTATTGGAGATATTACAGTAACTGATTTTAAAAGAGTTTCTTTAGTATAA
- the rpsB gene encoding 30S ribosomal protein S2: MANIEIKDLLDAGVHFGHLTRKWDPNMAPYIYGERNGVHIIDLYKTAAKIEEASEALKKIASSGRKILFVATKKQAKEIIADKSKSVNMPYITERWPGGMLTNFVTIRKAVKKMATIDRMKQDGSFAALSKREQLQINRQREKLEKNLGSITDMTRLPGAIFVVDVKKEHIAVAEAKKLNIPIFAMIDTNSDPRGIDYVVPANDDASKSIEKVLGHVVDAVAEGLSERKAGKEKVAEAKAETKKEVKK; encoded by the coding sequence ATGGCAAATATTGAAATTAAAGATTTATTAGACGCAGGTGTACATTTCGGTCACCTAACAAGAAAATGGGATCCAAACATGGCTCCTTACATTTACGGAGAACGTAACGGTGTACATATTATTGACCTTTACAAAACCGCAGCAAAAATCGAAGAAGCTTCTGAAGCTTTAAAGAAAATTGCATCTTCAGGTAGAAAAATCCTTTTTGTAGCTACAAAAAAACAAGCAAAAGAAATTATTGCAGACAAATCTAAAAGTGTTAACATGCCTTACATCACAGAAAGATGGCCAGGTGGAATGCTAACTAACTTTGTTACTATTAGAAAAGCTGTTAAAAAAATGGCGACTATTGATAGAATGAAACAAGATGGATCTTTTGCAGCACTTTCTAAAAGAGAACAATTACAAATTAACCGTCAACGTGAAAAACTAGAAAAAAACTTAGGTTCTATTACAGATATGACACGTTTACCAGGTGCAATTTTTGTAGTTGATGTAAAAAAAGAACACATTGCAGTTGCTGAAGCTAAAAAATTAAACATTCCAATCTTTGCAATGATTGATACAAACTCTGACCCAAGAGGAATTGATTATGTTGTACCTGCTAATGATGATGCTTCAAAATCTATTGAAAAAGTTTTAGGACATGTTGTTGATGCAGTTGCTGAAGGATTATCAGAAAGAAAAGCTGGTAAAGAAAAGGTTGCTGAAGCAAAAGCTGAAACTAAAAAAGAAGTAAAAAAATAA
- the rpsI gene encoding 30S ribosomal protein S9 has product MDTIHKIGRRKTAVARVYVSEGKGNITVNKKDYKEYFTTPHLQYKILQALNLTDNAEAFDIKVNVFGGGITGQAEAIRLAISRVLVELDPENRAILKPEGLLTRDPRMVERKKFGQKKARKKFQFSKR; this is encoded by the coding sequence ATGGATACAATTCACAAAATAGGTAGAAGAAAAACAGCTGTTGCACGTGTATATGTTTCTGAAGGAAAAGGAAATATTACGGTTAACAAAAAAGATTATAAAGAGTATTTTACTACTCCTCACTTACAATACAAAATCTTACAAGCTTTAAACTTAACAGATAATGCAGAAGCATTTGATATTAAAGTTAATGTTTTTGGAGGTGGAATTACTGGACAAGCAGAAGCTATTCGTTTAGCAATTTCTAGAGTTTTAGTTGAGTTAGACCCAGAAAACAGAGCAATTCTTAAACCAGAAGGATTACTTACAAGAGACCCAAGAATGGTTGAACGTAAAAAATTCGGTCAAAAGAAAGCAAGAAAAAAATTCCAATTCTCAAAACGTTAA
- the rplM gene encoding 50S ribosomal protein L13 encodes MSKLSYKTVSANKNTATKEWVLVDADGQTLGRLASKIAMLIRGKYKPNYTPHVDCGDNVVVINAEKINLTGKKWSDKSYIRHTGYPGGQRSLTATEMFEKDPCRLVEKAVKGMLPKNKLGSTLYSNLYVYAGTDHDQTAQTPKTINLNDLK; translated from the coding sequence GTGAGTAAATTAAGTTACAAAACAGTATCAGCTAACAAAAATACAGCTACTAAAGAGTGGGTATTAGTTGATGCAGACGGGCAAACGTTGGGTCGTCTAGCTTCTAAAATAGCAATGCTAATTAGAGGTAAATACAAACCAAATTACACTCCTCACGTAGATTGTGGAGACAATGTAGTGGTAATCAACGCGGAAAAAATTAATTTAACTGGTAAAAAGTGGAGTGACAAATCTTACATTCGTCACACAGGTTATCCAGGTGGACAAAGATCATTAACTGCAACAGAAATGTTTGAAAAAGACCCTTGTCGTCTTGTAGAAAAAGCAGTAAAAGGTATGTTACCTAAAAACAAATTAGGTAGTACATTGTACAGTAATTTATATGTTTATGCTGGAACTGATCACGATCAAACTGCACAAACACCTAAAACTATTAACCTTAACGATCTTAAATAA
- the polA gene encoding DNA polymerase I: MSAQKRLFLLDAFALIFRGYYALIKNPRINSKGMDTSAILGFTNSLLDVIKRENPDHLAVAFDKGGSNSRNEAFPEYKSNRSETPEAIKIAIPYIHEILKAMHIPIIEKEGFEADDLIGTLSKQAEKAGFQTFMVTPDKDFAQLVSENIFMYKPARMGNGIEIWGIPEVQKKFEVERPEQVIDYLGMMGDAVDNIPGLPGVGDKTAKKFLKQYGSMENLLANTHELKGKMKEKVEANKELGLLSKELATIILDCPVTFNEKDFELNHPDFEKTNEIFKELEFRRIAESLNKIFKVPATETTSGINNSNTKQANKSPEEANQQFDLFATAAANNTEETGITGYKNYENTDHLYQHINTPLSRKLLLQKLLQQKSVSFHIETIGFNAFEAEIVGISFSYENGKGYFVTVENKENTKTILEEFIPFFENETIEKIGHELKFTIKVLNTFNIQLKGNLFDTQLAHYLLHPDMRHDMNVLSETYLNYQPINNTDLIGRKGKNQLSIKAIDIAKLTEYTVEKAAIIFQLKEIFQKDLEKFKLTKLYNKIEMPVLRVLASMELEGIKLDDVFLNSLAEKLTNDIQKLEDAIYKEAGVSFNLASPKQLGDVLFDHLKLLDKPKKTKTGQYATGEEILSKLAPKHQIVQEILEWRGLVKLKNTYIDALPKEVNPVTNRIHTTYSQAVAATGRLSSNNPNLQNIPIRTERGREVRKAFIPRDKNYTLVAADYSQIELRIIAALSKDESMIASFNKGEDIHAATAAKVFNVPLAEVTRSQRGDAKAVNFGIIYGQGAFTLAQQLNKSRTEAKELIDNYYKNFPKLKQYIAHQVDFARDNGYVETILARRRYLKNINSQNAIVRSGDERNAVNAPIQGSAADIIKIAMIQIHTFLTEGNYKTKMLLQVHDELVFDMHNDEAELLKPIIKQKMESAFKLSVPLIVDLGEGQNWLEAH; the protein is encoded by the coding sequence ATGTCTGCACAAAAACGCCTTTTCCTTTTAGATGCTTTTGCATTAATATTTCGTGGTTATTATGCACTTATAAAAAATCCTAGAATTAATTCAAAAGGTATGGATACTTCCGCCATTTTAGGATTTACAAACTCTTTATTAGATGTAATTAAACGAGAAAATCCAGATCATTTAGCTGTAGCATTTGATAAAGGAGGATCTAATTCTAGAAATGAAGCGTTTCCTGAATATAAATCTAACAGAAGTGAAACACCTGAAGCTATAAAAATTGCTATTCCTTATATTCATGAAATTTTAAAAGCAATGCACATTCCTATTATTGAAAAAGAGGGATTTGAAGCAGATGATTTAATTGGAACACTTTCAAAACAAGCAGAAAAAGCAGGATTTCAAACCTTTATGGTAACACCCGATAAAGATTTTGCACAGTTGGTTTCTGAAAACATTTTTATGTACAAACCTGCCCGAATGGGAAATGGTATAGAAATTTGGGGTATTCCAGAAGTTCAAAAAAAGTTTGAAGTTGAACGCCCAGAACAAGTAATTGATTATTTAGGAATGATGGGAGATGCTGTTGATAATATTCCGGGACTTCCAGGTGTTGGAGACAAAACAGCTAAAAAATTCTTAAAACAATACGGAAGTATGGAAAATCTTTTGGCAAATACACACGAGCTAAAAGGTAAAATGAAAGAAAAAGTTGAAGCTAATAAAGAACTTGGCTTACTTTCAAAAGAATTAGCAACTATTATTCTAGATTGCCCTGTTACTTTTAACGAAAAAGATTTTGAATTAAACCATCCTGATTTTGAAAAAACAAATGAGATTTTTAAAGAATTAGAATTTAGAAGAATTGCAGAAAGTCTAAATAAAATATTTAAAGTTCCAGCTACAGAAACAACAAGTGGAATAAACAATTCTAATACAAAACAAGCTAATAAATCACCAGAAGAAGCTAACCAACAATTCGATTTATTTGCTACTGCAGCAGCTAATAATACAGAAGAAACAGGAATTACAGGTTATAAAAATTACGAAAATACAGATCACCTTTATCAACATATAAACACACCGCTTTCTAGAAAATTATTACTTCAAAAATTATTGCAACAAAAATCTGTAAGTTTTCATATTGAAACCATTGGATTTAATGCTTTTGAAGCTGAAATAGTTGGAATATCTTTCTCTTATGAAAACGGAAAAGGATATTTTGTTACAGTTGAAAATAAAGAAAATACAAAAACAATTTTAGAAGAATTTATTCCTTTTTTCGAAAATGAAACTATTGAAAAAATTGGCCACGAATTAAAATTCACCATAAAAGTACTTAATACCTTTAACATTCAACTTAAAGGAAATTTATTCGACACTCAATTAGCCCATTATTTATTACACCCAGATATGCGTCATGATATGAATGTGCTTTCTGAAACTTATTTAAATTACCAACCTATAAATAATACTGATTTAATTGGGAGAAAAGGTAAGAACCAACTTTCAATTAAAGCTATAGACATTGCTAAATTAACCGAATATACGGTTGAAAAGGCGGCTATTATTTTTCAACTTAAAGAGATCTTTCAAAAAGATTTAGAAAAATTTAAGTTAACAAAACTCTACAATAAAATTGAAATGCCTGTACTAAGAGTTTTAGCTTCAATGGAGTTAGAAGGCATTAAATTAGATGACGTGTTTTTAAATTCATTAGCAGAAAAATTAACAAACGACATTCAAAAACTTGAAGATGCTATTTACAAAGAAGCTGGCGTAAGTTTTAATTTAGCTTCACCAAAACAGTTAGGCGATGTACTATTTGACCATTTAAAATTACTAGATAAACCTAAAAAAACAAAAACCGGTCAATATGCTACTGGTGAAGAGATTTTATCAAAATTAGCACCTAAACATCAAATTGTTCAAGAAATATTAGAATGGAGAGGTTTGGTAAAACTAAAAAACACCTATATAGATGCTTTACCAAAAGAAGTAAATCCAGTAACAAATAGAATCCACACAACTTACAGTCAAGCTGTTGCAGCAACTGGAAGGTTAAGCTCTAACAATCCAAATCTTCAAAATATTCCAATTAGAACAGAAAGAGGTAGAGAAGTTAGAAAAGCATTTATACCCAGAGATAAAAATTACACATTGGTTGCCGCCGATTATTCTCAAATTGAATTACGCATAATTGCAGCATTAAGTAAAGATGAAAGTATGATTGCATCTTTTAATAAAGGAGAAGATATTCACGCTGCCACAGCTGCAAAAGTTTTTAATGTACCATTGGCTGAAGTTACCCGCTCACAACGTGGAGATGCAAAAGCCGTAAACTTTGGTATTATTTACGGTCAAGGTGCATTTACACTAGCGCAACAATTAAATAAATCTAGAACCGAAGCAAAAGAATTAATAGATAATTATTATAAAAATTTCCCAAAACTAAAGCAATACATAGCACATCAAGTAGATTTTGCCCGTGATAATGGTTATGTAGAAACTATATTAGCACGCCGTAGGTATTTAAAAAACATCAACTCACAAAATGCCATTGTGCGTTCTGGTGACGAAAGAAATGCTGTAAATGCTCCAATTCAAGGAAGTGCTGCTGACATTATTAAAATTGCTATGATTCAAATCCATACATTTTTAACAGAAGGAAATTACAAAACTAAAATGTTACTACAAGTGCATGATGAATTGGTTTTTGATATGCATAATGATGAAGCCGAACTTTTAAAACCAATAATTAAACAAAAAATGGAAAGTGCATTTAAACTTTCTGTACCATTGATTGTAGATTTAGGTGAAGGACAAAATTGGTTGGAGGCGCATTAA
- a CDS encoding T9SS type A sorting domain-containing protein: MKPLIKKVCFFTFFLITSLFYGQDLTIAGTESITIKNGATLYVNGLALTPSSDFTINGENAITKTSTALSEESIERVFTFDSFASGFQGELILFYEDTELNSLTEADLVLQVKNGLNIWNSYTGTLNTSLNTLTFTFGSATDFSSITASSTGATLAIKDFAKLNLQIYPNPVINNVYINTTLDIEINVYNAIGQMVLKTQEKLIDISRLARGSYFFVIKDISTNAFNSYQIVKI, translated from the coding sequence ATGAAACCCCTAATAAAAAAAGTGTGCTTCTTTACCTTTTTTTTAATTACTTCTTTGTTTTATGGACAAGATTTAACTATTGCTGGTACAGAGTCAATTACAATAAAAAATGGTGCTACTTTATATGTAAATGGTCTAGCCTTAACACCTAGTTCAGATTTTACAATTAACGGAGAAAATGCCATAACAAAAACAAGTACAGCCTTATCTGAAGAAAGTATTGAGAGGGTTTTTACCTTTGATTCTTTTGCTTCAGGATTTCAAGGAGAACTTATTTTATTTTATGAAGATACTGAATTAAATAGCCTAACTGAAGCAGATTTAGTACTACAGGTTAAAAACGGTTTAAATATTTGGAACTCTTATACAGGCACTTTAAACACTTCTTTAAACACTTTAACTTTTACATTTGGATCTGCTACCGATTTTTCATCTATAACGGCGAGTTCAACTGGAGCTACATTGGCTATAAAAGATTTTGCAAAACTAAACTTACAAATATATCCTAACCCAGTAATAAACAATGTTTATATAAACACAACACTAGATATTGAAATAAATGTTTATAATGCTATTGGTCAGATGGTTTTAAAAACTCAAGAAAAATTAATAGATATCTCGAGATTAGCAAGAGGCTCCTATTTTTTTGTAATAAAAGATATTTCAACAAATGCTTTTAATTCTTACCAAATTGTAAAAATTTAA
- a CDS encoding cell wall anchor protein, whose protein sequence is MKLKKDLLIVMLLIFVNLSIFSQIGIGTTNPHVSSVLDMTSTTQGVLTPRMTSAQRLAILSPIEGLLVFDNEEDAFYYYNGSVWVKLEGAIQRDNYKLVKDISDLADELSGSKYVLSDSYTYEINGKITFDYPVELNGANIIGRDTGEDILENASGSTFFTGTKGGRFKDLVIEGGDNPVFNISGGAGTGSVAGYSVLIKNASSLGTISDLFSVFFEVLQVTDTDNGFDISDITSFFMDKIFWTGGNKGTFLKLSGTFGNLQIANGRVVADSGEIGVDVSANPSISVSASLSEVSFTGSGDLIKSYTSGSYSGYNFTNDWDVDCPGIPVETDGNATGNINLDYAVGSGANTTFSGTGTSSRIKIAGNTTSTNLFRFSSPINNRITYKGSKTRYFSLSASLSFQGDNNNTIFIFYMSKNNTIIEETKVYREVGENNDVGALPIVGTVELAPNDYIEVWAERYSGSGDLLAVSLNLIIR, encoded by the coding sequence ATGAAATTGAAAAAAGATTTATTAATAGTTATGCTATTGATATTTGTTAATTTGAGTATTTTTTCTCAAATAGGAATAGGAACTACAAACCCTCATGTATCTTCTGTTTTAGATATGACATCAACAACACAAGGTGTTTTAACACCTAGAATGACATCAGCTCAACGGCTTGCAATTTTATCACCAATAGAAGGATTATTGGTTTTTGATAATGAAGAGGATGCTTTTTATTATTACAATGGTAGTGTTTGGGTAAAACTAGAAGGTGCTATACAAAGAGATAATTATAAACTTGTAAAGGATATTTCGGATCTAGCAGATGAATTAAGCGGTTCTAAATATGTATTATCCGACAGTTATACTTATGAAATTAACGGTAAAATAACGTTTGATTATCCTGTTGAATTAAATGGTGCTAATATTATAGGAAGAGATACTGGAGAAGATATCCTTGAAAATGCATCAGGATCAACTTTTTTTACGGGTACAAAAGGTGGGAGATTTAAAGACCTTGTAATTGAAGGTGGTGATAATCCAGTTTTTAATATTTCAGGTGGGGCTGGAACTGGTAGTGTAGCAGGGTATAGTGTTCTTATAAAAAATGCTTCTTCTTTAGGAACTATTAGTGATTTATTCTCTGTGTTTTTTGAAGTTTTACAAGTAACAGATACAGATAACGGGTTTGATATTTCTGATATTACTTCTTTTTTTATGGATAAAATATTTTGGACAGGTGGTAATAAAGGAACCTTTTTAAAACTTTCAGGAACGTTTGGTAATTTGCAAATAGCTAATGGAAGAGTGGTTGCAGACTCTGGAGAAATAGGGGTAGATGTAAGTGCTAACCCTTCAATTTCTGTTTCAGCATCCTTGTCTGAAGTCAGTTTTACTGGGTCAGGAGATCTTATTAAGTCGTATACTTCAGGAAGCTATTCTGGGTATAATTTTACAAATGATTGGGATGTAGATTGTCCTGGTATTCCTGTTGAAACTGATGGTAATGCTACAGGAAATATTAATTTGGATTATGCTGTTGGGTCTGGGGCAAATACAACATTTTCTGGTACAGGAACATCTAGTAGAATAAAAATAGCAGGCAATACAACGTCAACTAATTTATTTAGATTTAGTTCACCAATAAATAATAGAATAACTTATAAAGGAAGTAAAACAAGATATTTTAGTCTTTCAGCAAGTCTGTCTTTTCAAGGAGATAATAATAATACCATATTTATATTTTATATGAGCAAAAATAATACTATTATTGAAGAGACTAAGGTATATAGAGAGGTTGGTGAAAATAATGATGTTGGAGCTTTACCGATAGTTGGTACAGTTGAATTAGCACCTAATGATTATATAGAGGTTTGGGCCGAACGTTACAGTGGTAGCGGAGATTTACTAGCGGTATCTTTAAACTTAATAATAAGGTAA
- a CDS encoding metallophosphoesterase, protein MVRWLFFIVIVFFIDLYAFQSVKTITKHKIVFVLYWLISIAVIVNVIYSVNSIEASKGLNQQVMLSFGLLILTIAPKIIALIVLFSEDIFRIFKSVFNYFSTTAGYFPDRRVFVSKVALGLAAIPFSSILYGMVKGKYNFKVIKHTLFFDDLPSAFDGFKLTHLSDIHSGSFDNEEKIAYAIDLINEQESDVILFTGDIVNNIADEMNPWIPYFKKIKAKDGKYSVLGNHDYGEYVRWNSAEEKEQNFQAIKDIHPKIGFNLLLNDSVYLEKENDKIALIGVENWGTRFKKAGDLNLASSKINKEDFKILMSHDPSHWEHEVKTHEKNYHLTLSGHTHGMQFGIEIPGVKWSPIKYVYKHWAGMYKELGKYINVNRGFGFLAFPGRIGIWPEITVITLKKK, encoded by the coding sequence ATGGTTAGATGGCTTTTTTTTATAGTAATTGTATTTTTTATAGATCTTTATGCGTTTCAAAGCGTTAAAACAATAACTAAACATAAAATTGTATTTGTATTATATTGGTTAATATCAATTGCTGTAATTGTAAATGTTATTTATAGTGTTAATTCTATTGAAGCATCTAAAGGATTAAATCAGCAGGTAATGCTTTCATTTGGATTGCTAATTCTTACAATAGCACCAAAAATTATAGCACTTATTGTATTGTTTAGTGAAGATATTTTTAGAATTTTTAAATCTGTTTTTAATTATTTTTCAACTACAGCAGGTTATTTTCCAGACAGAAGAGTTTTTGTTAGTAAAGTAGCTTTGGGTTTGGCTGCAATTCCTTTTTCGTCGATTTTGTACGGAATGGTAAAGGGAAAATACAATTTTAAAGTTATAAAGCACACCTTGTTTTTTGATGATTTACCAAGTGCTTTTGATGGTTTTAAGTTAACGCACCTTTCAGATATACATAGTGGAAGTTTTGATAATGAAGAGAAAATTGCCTATGCAATAGATTTAATTAATGAACAAGAATCGGATGTTATTTTATTTACAGGAGATATTGTAAATAATATTGCTGATGAAATGAATCCTTGGATTCCATATTTCAAAAAAATAAAAGCTAAAGATGGCAAATATTCTGTTTTAGGAAATCACGATTATGGTGAGTATGTTCGTTGGAATTCTGCTGAAGAAAAAGAACAAAATTTTCAGGCCATAAAAGATATTCACCCTAAAATTGGATTTAATTTATTGTTGAATGATAGTGTTTATTTAGAGAAAGAAAACGATAAAATTGCGTTAATTGGTGTTGAAAATTGGGGAACACGCTTTAAAAAAGCCGGTGATTTAAATTTGGCATCATCAAAAATCAATAAAGAAGATTTTAAAATATTAATGAGTCATGATCCTTCGCATTGGGAACATGAGGTAAAAACACATGAAAAAAATTACCATTTAACGTTAAGTGGACATACTCACGGAATGCAATTTGGAATTGAAATCCCAGGTGTAAAATGGAGCCCAATTAAATATGTTTATAAACATTGGGCTGGTATGTATAAAGAGCTTGGAAAATATATAAATGTAAATAGAGGATTTGGATTTTTAGCATTTCCTGGTAGAATAGGTATTTGGCCAGAAATTACAGTAATTACACTGAAAAAGAAGTAA
- a CDS encoding thioredoxin family protein, protein MTKFGELISSEIPVLIDFYAEWEDDSDNLHSVLRDVAAALGDKAKVIKIDIEKNEILANALRIKGNPTFIIYKDGEMKWRQSGDQDANSLITLVQQYV, encoded by the coding sequence ATGACAAAATTTGGAGAATTAATAAGTTCTGAGATTCCTGTTTTAATCGATTTTTATGCGGAATGGGAAGACGACTCTGATAATTTGCATTCTGTATTAAGAGATGTTGCCGCTGCGCTTGGAGATAAAGCTAAGGTGATAAAAATTGATATTGAAAAAAATGAAATATTAGCAAATGCATTAAGAATCAAAGGAAATCCAACCTTTATTATTTATAAAGATGGAGAAATGAAATGGAGACAATCCGGTGATCAAGATGCAAATTCATTAATTACTTTAGTGCAGCAATATGTTTAG